In one Eulemur rufifrons isolate Redbay chromosome 14, OSU_ERuf_1, whole genome shotgun sequence genomic region, the following are encoded:
- the LOC138394516 gene encoding tektin-4-like, with protein sequence MAQTDVLVTKQPAPQSVPPCELPPKVYEVARNTGAHTSSGLATAGFRTAKYLEDEWFQNCYARYHQAFADRDRSERQRHESRQLAAETEALAQRTQQDSTRKVGQRLEDMHCWTSELRREGGDLAAEAGLLRAETRRLERALDATALPFCIATDNLQCRERRQHPDLVRDCVELELLKEAELVRNIQELLKRTIAQAVNQIRLNLEHKETCELDWSDKVEAYNIDERCARYGSQSTDVQFHPHSAANAESASTPETWAKFTQDNLCGAQRERRASANLRALIDCVLRDAAEDLRLQCDAVNLAFQRRCEELEDARHKLQNHLNKTLREIVDQEHNVAALKQAIKDKEAPLRVAQTRLYQRSQRPNVELCRDTAQFRLMSEVEELNMSLAALREKLLEAEQSLRNLEDTRMSLEKDIAVKTNSLFIDRQKCMAHRARYPTVLQLAGYQ encoded by the exons ATGGCGCAGACAGACGTGCTGGTGACCAAGCAGCCGGCCCCGCAGTCGGTGCCGCCCTGCGAGCTGCCCCCCAAGGTGTACGAGGTGGCCCGCAACACGGGCGCCCACACGTCCTCGGGCCTGGCCACCGCCGGCTTCCGCACGGCCAAGTACCTGGAGGACGAGTGGTTCCAGAACTGCTACGCCCGCTACCACCAGGCCTTCGCCGACCGCGACCGGTCGGAGCGGCAGCGGCACGAGAGCCGGCAGCTGGCGGCGGAGACGGAGGCGCTGGCGCAGCGCACGCAGCAGGACTCCACGCGCAAGGTGGGGCAGCGGCTTGAGGACATGCACTGCTGGACGTCGGAGCTGCGGCGCGAGGGCGGCGACCTGGCGGCCGAGGCCGGCCTGCTGCGGGCCGAGACGCGGCGGCTGGAGCGCGCCCTGGACGCCACGGCCCTGCCCTTCTGCATCGCCACCGACAACCTGCAGTGCCGCGAGCGCCGCCAGCACCCCGACCTCGTGCGCGACTGCGTGGAGCTGGAGCTGCTCAAG GAGGCGGAGCTCGTCCGGAACATTCAGGAGCTGCTGAAAAGAACCATCGCGCAGGCCGTGAACCAGATCCG GCTGAACCTCGAGCACAAGGAGACCTGCGAGCTGGACTGGTCGGACAAGGTGGAGGCCTACAACATCGACGAGCGCTGCGCGCGCTACGGCAGCCAGAGCACCGACGTGCAGTTCCACCCGCACTCGGCCGCCAACGCGGAGAG CGCCTCCACGCCCGAGACCTGGGCCAAGTTCACCCAGGACAACCTGTGCGGCGCCCAGCGGGAGCGCAGGGCCTCGGCCAACCTGCGCGCGCTCATCGACTGCGTCCTGCGGGACGCGGCCGAGGACCTGCGGCTGCAGTGCGACGCCGTCAACCTGGCCTTCCAGCGCCGCTGCGAGGAGCTGGAGGACGCGCGCCACAAGCTGCAGAACCACCTGAACAAG ACCCTGCGGGAGATAGTGGACCAGGAGCACAACGTCGCGGCGCTGAAGCAGGCCATCAAGGACAAGGAGGCGCCGCTGCGCGTGGCCCAGACCCGGCTGTACCAGCGCTCGCAGCGGCCCAACGTGGAGCTGTGCCGAGACACCGCCCAGTTCAG GCTGATGAGCGAGGTGGAGGAGCTGAACATGTCCCTCGCGGCACTGAGGGAGAAGCTTCTGGAAGCTGAGCAGTCGCTGCGCAACCTGGAAGACACGCGCATGAGCCTGGAGAAGGACATCGCGGTCAAGACCAACAGCCTCTTCATCGACCGCCAGAAGTGCATGGCCCACCGCGCCCGCTACCCCACTGTCCTGCAGCTGGCGGGCTACCAGTGA
- the C1QTNF8 gene encoding complement C1q tumor necrosis factor-related protein 8: MAASALVLLALLLPTAAWPGLGLPRRPCVHCCRPAWPPAAPSPYAHVSAGDPRWGLPRVRPTIDISILKGEKGEAGVRGRSGRSGKEGPPGFQGPQGRKGQKGPAGPPGAPCQRAYAAFSVGRREGLHSGEDVEAVPFDTELVNLGGAFDLAAGRFRCAVPGVYFLSLNVHTWRRQETYLHVMLNRRPTAVLYAQPGERSVMQAQSLLLPLAAGDSVWVRMFRRDRGNAIYGEHRDLYITFSGHLVKPAAEL; the protein is encoded by the exons ATGGCAGCTTCCGCCCTGGTGCTCCTGGCGCTGCTGCTGCCCACggcggcctggcctggcctggggctgcccaggaGGCCCTGTGTGCACTGCTGCCGCCCGGCCTGGCCCCCGGCCGCCCCCAGCCCGTACGCCCACGTGAGTGCCGGGGACCCACGGTGGGGGCTGCCCCGAGTGCGGCCCACCATAGACATCTCAATCCTCAAAG GTGAGAAGGGCGAGGCAGGGGTCAGAGGTCGCTCTGGCAGGAGTGGGAAGGAGGGTCCCCCAGGCTTCCAGGGCCCGCAGGGCCGCAAAGGCCAGAAGGGGCCGGCGGGGCCCCCGGGCGCCCCGTGCCAGCGCGCCTACGCGGCCTTCTCGGTGGGCCGGCGCGAGGGGCTGCACAGCGGCGAGGACGTGGAGGCCGTGCCCTTCGACACGGAGCTGGTGAACCTGGGCGGCGCCTTCGACCTGGCCGCGGGCCGCTTCCGCTGCGCGGTGCCCGGCGTCTACTTCCTGAGCCTGAACGTGCACACCTGGCGCCGCCAGGAGACCTACCTGCACGTCATGCTGAACCGGCGGCCCACGGCCGTGCTCTACGCGCAGCCCGGCGAGCGCAGCGTCATGCAGGCGCAGAGCCTGCTGCTGCCGCTGGCCGCCGGCGACTCCGTCTGGGTGCGCATGTTCCGGCGCGACCGCGGCAACGCCATCTACGGCGAGCACCGGGACCTGTACATCACCTTCAGCGGCCACCTGGTCAAGCCGGCCGCGGAGCTCTAG